The Prochlorococcus sp. MIT 1341 genomic interval ATGAGTTCTCGGATAATTAGTAGCTGTTGCCAATCCTTTTCGCCAAGAACTAAAACCTCTGGTTTGACAAGCGTTAAAAGACGTTCAACTACATTGACAACTCCTTCAAAATGTCCAGGGCGACTGAGACCACAAAGACTAGAGGCTAAGTTATCTCGTGCGTTCGTTTTCGATAATGATTTCTCATTTTCAGGAAAAATATCTTGAATAGAAGGCGACCAAATTGCCGATGATCCAGATTCTTGAGCTACTTTGCAGTCTTTTTGAAAGTTTCGTGGATATTTTTTGAAATCCTCTCCAGGCGCAAATTGTAATGGGTTTACAAACACACTTGTTAGGACGGAAATAGGTTTTGCTTCGTCAAAATTATGTGCTGCTTTAATCAGCTCACTATGACCTTTGTGCAGAGCTCCCATAGTGGGAACAAAGTAAAGGTCAAACTTTTGAGCATTGCGCCAGTGACGTAACTCATCATTTGTTCGTAGGATGGAAAAGCCCAGTTCAACACCTCATTAGCTTCAGCTTCATTGTGGATTGAAATCTTGCAAAAGTGCATTATTGGCCTTCATCAGTTTTGATAGATCAATTTTTCATCTCAGTAACGGAGCTACTGTTTGTTCAGTTCAATCATTCATATTTGGCATCGAACCATTGATATGATGCAGAACTTTCAAGATGATTAAAACTGTTTCTTATTTGGGAGCCTTAATGGCTTGAATTAACTAAGGTTTGTTGGTCCACAATCAAATGAGTAGGACTATTTGCCCAGCTATTTGGAGCTATGGATTACAAGACTTCTGGGGTTGATGTTGAGGCTGGAAGAGCCTTCGTTAGTCGCATTAAATCGAATGTTGAAGCAACCTTCAGGAAGGAGGTTATAGGGGGGTTAGGAGGTTTTGGTGGACTAATGCGTCTCCCAGAGGGCTTGAAGAACCCGGTCTTAGTAGCTGGAACCGATGGTGTGGGGACCAAATTAGAACTAGCGCAAAAATTTAAGCAACATCGCAATGTTGGTGTAGATCTTGTTGCGATGTGCGTTAACGATGTAATTACCACAGGATCAGAACCACTTTTCTTTTTGGATTACATGGCCACTGGGAAAATTACTCCGGAGGCAATGGAAGAAGTCGTTGCAGGGATTGCGGATGGATGTAGACGAAGTGGATGCTCTCTTCTAGGTGGTGAGACAGCTGAGATGCCCGGGTTTTATTCGCCTGGGCGTTATGACCTGGCAGGTTTTTGCGTAGCAGTTGCAGAAGAAGGTTCTCTTATTGATGGTAGTAAAATTGAAGTAGGAGATAAGATTATTGGCGTTGAAAGTAGCGGAGTTCATAGTAATGGGTTTAGTTTGGTAAGGAAGATATTAGAAATGGTAGATGTCAATGAGGAAACTATTTTTGGAGAAAAAAAATTACCATTAATTACCTCGCTTTTGGCGCCTACTAAGTTATATGTTCAGTTGGTAAGATCTCTTTTAAAGGATGAGGTCTTTATCAAGGGAATGGCACATATAACTGGTGGAGGCCTTCCTGAAAACCTTCCTCGATGTCTACCTCATGGTATGAGGGCTTATGTAGATCAGAGTTCCTGGCAGCGACCAGAGATTTTTCAATGGCTCCAGCACTTTGGCCAAGTTCCAGAAGCAGACTTATGGAACACATTTAATATGGGTATTGGGTTTTGCCTTGTAGTTTCTGAGAGGGATGTCGAGAGGGTTCTTCAGACTTCTACTAATGAGGGTTACTCTTCTTTTTGCATAGGCAGTATTGAGTCTTTGCAGGGTAATGAGGAGCTTTTATTGCGGGGCCTTGTTTAAAGCACTCAGTCTGCCCTTTTCTTAATAAATTTTGCTTCGGAGTTGTAAGAGCCTCTTCTTTGAAACGCATTTCTGTATTTCGACTAGTAAAATAAATAGAGACAATCCGATTTACTTGATCGGCATCAGCGTCGTTACATTTTCTTTAGATCGATGCCTTACGAGAGTTCTCAACGTTTAACACGGCGACGTAGTTCGGCTGGCCCTGTACCTCCCAAGAGACCCTTGGGTGATGGTTATGATTTGAATGGTCCAAACCGCTCAGGGGCTAGACCAACTTTTCTGACTCTTCGTGATCATGGCAAGGTCTATGTCGCAGACATGCCAAATCTTT includes:
- the purM gene encoding phosphoribosylformylglycinamidine cyclo-ligase; translated protein: MDYKTSGVDVEAGRAFVSRIKSNVEATFRKEVIGGLGGFGGLMRLPEGLKNPVLVAGTDGVGTKLELAQKFKQHRNVGVDLVAMCVNDVITTGSEPLFFLDYMATGKITPEAMEEVVAGIADGCRRSGCSLLGGETAEMPGFYSPGRYDLAGFCVAVAEEGSLIDGSKIEVGDKIIGVESSGVHSNGFSLVRKILEMVDVNEETIFGEKKLPLITSLLAPTKLYVQLVRSLLKDEVFIKGMAHITGGGLPENLPRCLPHGMRAYVDQSSWQRPEIFQWLQHFGQVPEADLWNTFNMGIGFCLVVSERDVERVLQTSTNEGYSSFCIGSIESLQGNEELLLRGLV